A window of the Haloarcula litorea genome harbors these coding sequences:
- a CDS encoding AAA domain-containing protein: protein MQLRGVVVDVADPKIVNTQYGESDLCEVTLRPERGAGEPTTVTLWGKWTETAEVLEAGMELAVYDADEREYRGETQYSVGGDASVVVEPEFLVDVTDIRAWVQCPRMYYLRKLDGADLAYPLVKGTVVHEVFGDLLRGRDLEAAIDDQVEQAGLDIGLLGREADEVAGDVRDHASAIEGWLNQGTLTEDDGWRSEMTLVSERFGMKGRADAVRRGMPVELKTGKNTKREPRFQDKIQAAAYALMLGEREANALAASAAMAGDGGGRTTPIEAAPDTGTLLYTKNAAVDRNEESGDLSPAKEFSIGSGLLNYVIRTRNAIAAMEHDTGVPTGYEGSAKCEYCFEQDTCMAVSGRLDQESKAGQVGVAIPEAEREYFERFYEAIEAERRAVHREYAKLWEQSPEERADDDRALVDLTPAGRRELDGGRWELRAEGTGAVSKIREGDLVMASDGDPVRGDAELARVERLAGDEIVVTADEPLELRRLDVYPSELTTDRLQNALHDALLTQPPEQKDVLFGRRDPEFAAVDETFIDNNDAQDEAVSLAVGAEDLALVHGPPGTGKTYTLARMIRALVARGDRVLLSAFTNRAVDNAIEALEEQGFTDVVRVGTESGVREDMQKYRLEQSGDPAECATALRSARVVAATTATCGGTAVGSQDFDVAVVDEAGQLTEPGTLAATTLADRFVLVGDHQQLPPVVQSEDETLSTSLFERLIEAYPDAGVMLDRQYRMAQHIQAFASREFYDGRLRPANGEVAGQRVDDLPGVSLDALPDHLRDRVSFVDPGGTREGNANPEEADAVADVVRAYREAGVPADDIGVIAPFRAQVAELNRRLPDVAVDTVDRFQGSSQAVIVVSFVATGTLDGPIFEDYRRINVALTRAEKALVLVGDAEALATDDVYGRMVEWGRG, encoded by the coding sequence GTGCAACTGCGCGGTGTCGTCGTCGACGTTGCGGACCCGAAGATCGTCAACACCCAGTACGGGGAGAGCGACCTCTGTGAGGTGACGCTCCGCCCCGAGCGGGGGGCCGGCGAGCCGACCACGGTCACGCTGTGGGGGAAGTGGACCGAGACGGCCGAGGTGCTGGAGGCCGGGATGGAACTGGCCGTCTACGACGCCGACGAGCGGGAGTACCGGGGCGAGACCCAGTACTCGGTGGGCGGTGACGCCAGCGTCGTCGTCGAGCCGGAGTTCCTCGTCGACGTGACGGACATCCGCGCCTGGGTGCAGTGTCCCCGGATGTACTACCTGCGGAAACTCGACGGTGCCGACCTCGCCTATCCGCTCGTCAAGGGGACCGTCGTCCACGAGGTGTTCGGCGACCTGTTGCGGGGCCGTGACCTGGAGGCGGCCATCGACGACCAGGTCGAGCAGGCCGGCCTCGACATCGGCCTGCTGGGCCGGGAGGCCGACGAGGTGGCCGGGGACGTCCGGGACCACGCCAGCGCCATCGAGGGGTGGCTGAACCAGGGGACGCTGACCGAGGACGACGGCTGGCGCTCGGAGATGACGCTGGTCTCCGAGCGCTTCGGGATGAAAGGGCGGGCCGACGCCGTCCGCCGGGGGATGCCCGTCGAGCTCAAGACGGGAAAGAACACGAAGCGGGAACCCCGTTTCCAGGACAAGATCCAGGCGGCGGCCTACGCCCTGATGCTCGGCGAACGCGAGGCGAACGCGCTGGCCGCGAGCGCAGCGATGGCCGGTGACGGCGGGGGGAGGACCACCCCGATCGAGGCTGCCCCCGACACCGGGACGCTGCTCTACACCAAGAACGCGGCCGTCGACCGGAACGAGGAGAGCGGGGACCTCTCGCCGGCAAAGGAGTTCTCCATCGGGAGCGGCCTGCTGAACTACGTGATCCGCACGCGCAACGCCATCGCAGCGATGGAGCACGACACCGGCGTCCCGACGGGCTACGAGGGGTCGGCGAAGTGCGAGTACTGCTTCGAGCAGGACACCTGTATGGCCGTCTCGGGCCGCCTCGACCAGGAGTCCAAGGCCGGGCAGGTCGGCGTCGCCATCCCAGAGGCGGAGCGCGAGTACTTCGAGCGCTTCTACGAGGCCATCGAGGCCGAGCGCCGGGCCGTCCACCGCGAGTACGCCAAGCTCTGGGAACAGAGCCCCGAGGAGCGGGCCGACGACGACCGGGCGCTGGTCGACCTGACCCCGGCGGGCCGCCGCGAGCTCGACGGCGGCCGCTGGGAGCTCCGTGCGGAGGGGACCGGGGCCGTCTCGAAGATCCGGGAGGGAGACCTGGTGATGGCCAGCGACGGGGACCCGGTACGGGGCGACGCGGAACTCGCGCGGGTCGAGCGACTGGCCGGCGACGAGATCGTCGTCACCGCCGACGAACCGCTCGAACTCCGACGGCTCGACGTCTACCCCTCCGAGCTGACCACCGACCGCCTCCAGAACGCGCTCCACGACGCACTCCTGACACAGCCGCCGGAGCAGAAGGACGTGCTGTTCGGCCGTCGGGACCCCGAGTTCGCCGCGGTCGACGAGACGTTCATCGACAACAACGACGCACAGGACGAGGCCGTCTCGCTCGCGGTGGGTGCCGAGGACCTCGCCCTGGTCCACGGGCCGCCGGGGACCGGCAAGACCTACACGCTGGCCCGGATGATCCGGGCACTCGTGGCTCGGGGCGACCGCGTCCTGCTGTCGGCGTTCACCAACCGCGCCGTCGACAACGCCATCGAGGCCCTGGAGGAACAGGGCTTCACCGACGTCGTCCGCGTCGGGACCGAGAGCGGCGTCCGCGAGGACATGCAGAAGTACCGGCTGGAGCAGTCCGGCGACCCGGCGGAGTGCGCGACCGCACTCCGGTCTGCGCGGGTCGTGGCGGCGACGACGGCGACCTGTGGCGGGACCGCCGTCGGGAGCCAGGACTTCGACGTCGCCGTCGTCGACGAGGCCGGGCAACTGACGGAACCGGGAACGCTGGCCGCGACGACGCTGGCCGACCGGTTCGTCCTCGTCGGCGACCACCAGCAGCTCCCGCCGGTGGTCCAGTCCGAGGACGAGACGCTGTCGACGTCGCTGTTCGAGCGGCTGATCGAGGCGTACCCCGACGCCGGCGTGATGCTCGACCGGCAGTACCGGATGGCACAGCACATCCAGGCGTTCGCCTCGCGGGAGTTCTACGACGGGCGGTTGCGGCCCGCGAACGGCGAGGTGGCCGGCCAGCGCGTCGACGACCTCCCGGGCGTCTCGCTGGACGCCCTCCCCGACCACCTCCGGGACCGCGTCTCCTTCGTCGACCCCGGCGGGACCCGCGAGGGCAACGCCAATCCCGAGGAGGCCGACGCCGTCGCCGACGTGGTCCGGGCCTACCGGGAGGCCGGCGTCCCGGCCGACGACATCGGCGTCATCGCGCCGTTCCGCGCGCAGGTGGCCGAACTGAACCGCCGGCTCCCGGACGTGGCCGTCGACACCGTCGACCGGTTCCAGGGCTCCAGCCAGGCGGTGATCGTCGTCTCCTTCGTCGCCACGGGGACGCTCGACGGCCCCATCTTCGAGGACTACCGGCGCATCAACGTCGCGTTGACCCGCGCGGAGAAGGCGCTGGTCCTCGTCGGCGACGCCGAGGCGCTGGCCACGGACGACGTGTACGGTCGGATGGTCGAGTGGGGCCGAGGCTGA
- a CDS encoding PH domain-containing protein encodes MRRLHPLSAVRSVGAGLLQGAFFGFFVGSALAGAMGLPGWTPLVLAPAGALVAGGYALARHLRFRYEIAGDTLTVESGVFARQSREIPLGRIQNVDAEQNVLNRLLGLAAVSFETAGGSTTEATLNAVDTDEADRLRRLVQRHGGSESVGAGDGTELGDTGAGPTTDRETLFAFSTRDLLTYAVVSIRPTAPVIALAGLPLGGDLVTAIVRFNLELVTGQRTLTPGLVETVGLPRALAFAALVVAEFLLAALVVSVVLTVVEYHDFHLFREDDDLRYERGLVRRYSGTIPLSKVQTVSVRENALMRRVGYATLVVETAGYSGGNDESSKGVAVPMAPREDVVELARDVEPFGDLSFERPPERARRRYAARFGLIALAFVGVAYAVDALVVDSGRWWLSLGLLALVPPAAHLRWRNRGVALGEEVFATRSGFWRRTTRVVPYYRIQTVFVERSPFQRRRHLATVTADTASTTSILGGSATAYDVDDERAATLRDHLRDRLYEDLLSRKRDRAIGPTPEDSGDERDA; translated from the coding sequence ATGAGACGACTGCATCCCCTAAGCGCCGTCCGAAGCGTCGGGGCGGGACTGCTGCAGGGGGCCTTCTTCGGCTTCTTCGTCGGGTCGGCCCTGGCCGGGGCGATGGGGCTCCCGGGGTGGACGCCGCTCGTGCTGGCTCCGGCCGGGGCGCTGGTCGCCGGCGGCTACGCCCTGGCGCGACACCTCCGGTTCCGGTACGAGATCGCCGGCGACACGCTGACCGTCGAGTCCGGCGTGTTCGCCCGCCAGTCCCGAGAGATCCCGCTCGGTCGCATCCAGAACGTCGACGCCGAGCAGAACGTCCTGAACCGCCTGCTCGGACTCGCCGCCGTCTCCTTCGAGACGGCCGGCGGGAGCACCACGGAGGCGACGCTGAACGCCGTCGACACGGACGAGGCCGACCGGCTCCGGCGACTCGTTCAGCGCCACGGCGGTTCGGAGTCGGTCGGGGCGGGCGACGGGACCGAGCTGGGCGACACCGGGGCCGGCCCGACCACCGACCGCGAGACACTGTTTGCCTTCTCGACGCGGGACCTCCTGACCTACGCCGTCGTCTCGATCCGGCCGACCGCCCCCGTGATCGCGCTCGCCGGCCTGCCGCTGGGCGGAGACCTCGTGACCGCGATCGTCCGGTTCAACCTCGAACTCGTGACGGGCCAGCGGACGCTCACGCCGGGGCTGGTCGAGACGGTCGGCCTGCCGCGGGCGCTCGCGTTCGCCGCCCTCGTCGTCGCGGAGTTCCTGCTCGCGGCGCTCGTCGTCAGCGTCGTTCTGACGGTCGTGGAGTACCACGACTTCCACCTGTTCCGCGAGGACGACGACCTGCGCTACGAGCGAGGGCTGGTGCGCCGGTACAGCGGCACCATCCCGCTGTCGAAGGTCCAGACGGTCAGCGTCCGGGAGAACGCGCTGATGCGGCGGGTGGGCTACGCCACGCTCGTCGTCGAGACGGCGGGGTACAGCGGCGGGAACGACGAGTCCTCGAAGGGCGTCGCGGTCCCGATGGCCCCCCGCGAGGACGTGGTCGAACTCGCGCGGGACGTCGAGCCGTTCGGCGACCTGTCGTTCGAGCGCCCGCCCGAGCGGGCGCGGCGGCGGTACGCTGCACGGTTCGGGCTGATCGCGCTGGCGTTCGTCGGCGTCGCCTACGCCGTCGACGCGCTCGTCGTCGACAGCGGCCGCTGGTGGCTCTCGCTGGGCCTGCTCGCGCTCGTCCCGCCGGCCGCCCATCTCAGGTGGCGGAACCGCGGCGTCGCGCTGGGCGAGGAGGTGTTCGCCACCCGGTCGGGGTTCTGGCGGCGGACGACCCGGGTCGTCCCGTACTACCGGATCCAGACGGTGTTCGTCGAGCGGTCGCCGTTCCAGCGGCGGCGGCACCTCGCGACGGTGACCGCAGACACCGCGAGTACGACCAGCATCCTGGGCGGGTCGGCGACCGCCTACGACGTCGACGACGAACGGGCCGCGACGCTCCGGGACCACCTGCGGGACCGGCTCTACGAGGACCTGCTGTCACGGAAGCGGGACCGTGCGATCGGTCCGACGCCGGAGGACTCGGGCGACGAGAGGGACGCCTAG
- a CDS encoding PH domain-containing protein, with product MESLHPRVRLLWAGRWAISATVLAAIVGFLVNRFLDAPLVLVAAGWFVLAVLGVVHAVLAHRIWGFDLQDDALFLVRGVLTRTDTSVPYVRVQHVDTTRGPVERTAGLASVVVYTAGSRGADITIPGLRPERATELRERLRDLAIESEATDAV from the coding sequence ATGGAGTCGCTGCACCCGCGAGTCAGGTTGCTCTGGGCCGGCCGGTGGGCTATCTCGGCGACGGTGCTCGCCGCGATCGTCGGGTTCCTCGTCAATCGGTTCCTCGACGCGCCGCTCGTCCTCGTCGCGGCCGGCTGGTTCGTCCTCGCCGTCCTCGGCGTCGTCCACGCCGTCCTCGCCCACCGGATCTGGGGGTTCGACCTGCAGGACGACGCGCTCTTTCTCGTCCGCGGCGTCCTGACCCGAACCGACACGTCGGTCCCCTACGTCCGCGTCCAGCACGTCGACACCACCCGCGGACCGGTCGAGCGGACCGCCGGCCTCGCCAGCGTCGTCGTCTACACGGCCGGGTCGCGGGGCGCGGACATCACCATTCCCGGTCTCCGGCCCGAACGGGCGACCGAACTGCGCGAGCGGCTCCGGGACCTCGCCATCGAGAGCGAGGCGACCGACGCCGTATGA
- a CDS encoding beta-class carbonic anhydrase, producing MAHHTHSHDHEEPEAGRVHESVDDDVDARDDWARRRRKGIPTDKQLLVVACMDERIPVEEALGLQLGDAQVFRNAGGKVTDDVIRSAALTTQFFDTTEIIVVNHTDCGMMSASDEDVVAGMEAAVDDIDDVPLDPSLPDLNVGDHSLAEWIRMTDDIDEACEAQVEYLREHELIPDDVTVHGYVYEVESGHLRRPGERVAERVNERV from the coding sequence ATGGCACACCACACCCACTCCCACGACCACGAGGAGCCCGAGGCCGGCCGCGTCCACGAGTCCGTCGACGACGACGTCGACGCCCGCGACGACTGGGCCCGCCGGCGGCGGAAGGGCATTCCCACCGACAAGCAACTGCTGGTCGTCGCCTGTATGGACGAGCGCATCCCCGTCGAGGAGGCGCTCGGGCTCCAACTGGGCGACGCACAGGTCTTCCGCAACGCCGGCGGGAAGGTGACCGACGACGTGATCCGGTCGGCGGCGCTGACGACACAGTTCTTCGACACCACGGAGATCATCGTCGTCAACCACACCGACTGCGGGATGATGAGCGCCAGCGACGAGGACGTCGTCGCGGGGATGGAGGCAGCCGTCGACGACATCGACGACGTGCCGCTGGACCCGTCGCTGCCGGACCTGAACGTCGGGGACCACTCGCTGGCCGAGTGGATCCGGATGACCGACGACATCGACGAGGCCTGCGAGGCGCAGGTCGAGTACCTGCGGGAGCACGAACTCATCCCCGACGACGTGACCGTCCACGGCTACGTCTACGAGGTCGAGAGCGGGCACCTCCGACGGCCCGGCGAGCGCGTCGCCGAGCGGGTCAACGAACGGGTCTGA